The Pantoea eucalypti sequence TAAAAGTTCGGGTGCGGCAATGGATCTGATGGAAGAGCTGGCGGCGAAACTGCCTGCCGGTATCGGCTATGACTGGACTGGCATGTCCTATCAGGAACGCTTGTCCGGTAATCAGGCTCCTGCGCTCTATGCTATCTCGCTGATTGTGGTCTTCCTGTGTCTCGCCGCACTGTACGAGAGCTGGTCGATTCCCTTCTCGGTTATGCTGGTTGTCCCGCTCGGGGTCATTGGTGCACTGCTCTTTACCACTCTGCGTGGCTTAAGTAATGACGTCTACTTTGTTGTCGGGTTACTGACCACCATCGGCCTCTCGACCAAGAACGCCATCCTTATTGTCGAATTTGCTAAAGATTTGATGGATAAAGAGGGCAAAGGGCTGATTGAAGCTGCGCTGGAAGCGTGTCGTATGCGTCTGCGTCCTATCCTGATGACGTCACTGGCGTTTATTCTCGGGGTACTGCCGCTGGCGATCAGTACCGGTGCTGGCTCCGGTTCGCAGAACGCGGTAGGTACAGGCGTAATCGGTGGTATGGTTACCGCGACCATCCTGGCAATCTTCTTTGTGCCGGTGTTCTTTGTGGTAGTACGCCGCCGCTTTGGCAAGAAAAAAGAAGAATCAGCGAACAGTCATCCGGTTGAACATAACCAGACTCACTAAGCTGTAAATCATCTGAGGCCGCGCAAGCGGCCTTTTTTATGCCTGCGATTCCACCCTCCTTCTCTCCTGCCACTTCACCTGAACCAGCGCTACGACAGTTGCAATCTCAAAAGGTGCGGCGCATAATAATGTTATATTATAACATTACATAGGCGTGCATTATGAAAGCGAATATTCATCCTCACTATCGTCACGTGGTCTTCCATGACACATCCGCGGATGTGTGGTTCAAAATCGGATCCACCATTAAAACCGATCGCACAGTTGAGTTCGAAGGCGAAACACTGCCCTACGTCACTCTGGACGTGTCATCCGCCTCGCATGTTTTCTACACCGGCAAACAGAAAGATTTTGCTAAAGAAGGCAGCACCGCACGCTTTAACCAGCGTTTCGGTTCTTTCCTGGCCGCAAAGAAGAGGTAACTCATGAAGGTATTAAGCTCTCTGCGCTCCGCCAAAAATCGCCATCGGGATTGCAAAGTGGTGCGCAGGAAAGGACGTGTTTACGTCATCTGTAAAACAAATCCACGCTTTAAGGCTGTACAGGGAAGGAAGAAGAAACGCTAGTTTGTGTCGTGATGACTGGCCGGGCTCGCCCGGCCTTTTTTATGCCTATTGCATACTCTTCAGCATCGCATTCACGTTATGTTTAAAGGCCGCCTGATAAGTCGCCGCCGGGCCAGAAGCCGTGGATAACGCTTCCGGATAGAGCTCACCACCTGGCTCAGCACCGGTCGCGCTGGCTATCTGTTTCACTAACCGCGGGTCCGTCTGATTCTCGATGAAATAGCGGTTAATGTGCTGCTGTTTGAGCTGGTTGATTAAGCTCCCCACGTTGCTGGCACTCGCTTCTGCTTCAGTAGAGAATCCGACGGGTGCCAGAAACGTTACGCCATATCGCTG is a genomic window containing:
- a CDS encoding type B 50S ribosomal protein L31, with the translated sequence MKANIHPHYRHVVFHDTSADVWFKIGSTIKTDRTVEFEGETLPYVTLDVSSASHVFYTGKQKDFAKEGSTARFNQRFGSFLAAKKR
- the ykgO gene encoding type B 50S ribosomal protein L36, with product MKVLSSLRSAKNRHRDCKVVRRKGRVYVICKTNPRFKAVQGRKKKR